Proteins encoded together in one Aminipila butyrica window:
- a CDS encoding hemoblobin-interacting domain-containing protein translates to MKKLSSVFLSVLLSMVIMLQGTQTVLAAPFEVYGRIEMNSADYYLDTDIDEFGNARIFPEKTTFSASDAVSGATTLAERFTLRADQGQNAVYAYSPERAQGYRDWANKITRITYLSYDWSELIRYVPSDMGYTEQEDGLALNTKSLDPGIYTVRIYSEGSETFVLNLEIQSPALTISINDGAESVYTYAKTSFKLSNLGFNWKTPVYEVVLNGVKLSTEQYSFVFNLLTLSENVLTKEGENTLTVKCYGYKDASLTFTAKPGNIPASREVMAISAATSSSGGGDVDGVSGATGTVPAFLVFNFDLLANAQLLKEHNLETEASKGVLKWWDEARKEVVRGYGSMDLYDWERYVASQLSFEDYVASKPMRATAADGLFWDMWEVKNVLENGKLGDPYDFYEQIAAPHPVVSITRANWQSGLTLAFADIPEEDISVDAWRAAMANVPFDAHIMVGSTGLRASEYEWTAEGELFFPKETLANRIMEGDTLTIRSSGYKTIKQKITFANGTYTPEPAANTFYVGDDVVIKGIPADLSSPEVRINGGEALFNGAGYGSSKYFTLKDGQINLYHKNFNEVGTYSVQIKSSNYATQTVKVKLEDGAGKPGYQVGPIANVVFDSLLEGYGTGLEKNVTINNTGNQPLTNLKAILSGGVDSKFTLAALDTTLVAGAGANLSITPKTGLEKGTYTETVTISADNMTPVTFTVTQIVGEEETPVTPEPGDGRPVLPSGQYYIDEDVVITDFNQTEPVVVEINANILDKANYTYKAGTLTLKINTFSKAGKYTVNVYMAGMPFLKTEKSIQIVAAPGADAHKYDIGTIANITFDQLTEGYAAGEQENVTLTNTGNQPLTNLKAALSGGVNSHFTLGAVDTTLAVDAGTDLFITPKTGLEKGTYRETVTISADNMTSVTFTVTQVVKEADAPVTPEPQPERPDLSAGQYYIDEDVVITGFSGTGTVVKINGEGISKTIEDNKLFTSNSDGSLILKKGVFTKAGTYTVNLNLMGFSDCGTKTVIIVAAP, encoded by the coding sequence ATGAAGAAATTGTCGTCAGTTTTCTTGTCTGTGCTGTTAAGTATGGTGATTATGCTGCAAGGTACACAAACGGTACTGGCAGCTCCCTTTGAAGTATATGGCAGAATTGAAATGAATAGCGCCGACTATTATTTAGATACCGATATTGATGAGTTTGGAAATGCTCGAATTTTCCCAGAAAAGACTACCTTTTCTGCATCGGATGCGGTGAGCGGGGCAACAACTCTTGCCGAGCGGTTTACGCTTCGGGCGGATCAGGGACAAAATGCGGTATATGCTTATTCCCCTGAGCGCGCACAAGGTTATCGCGACTGGGCAAATAAGATTACGCGTATTACTTACTTAAGCTATGACTGGTCGGAACTTATCCGCTACGTCCCTTCTGATATGGGTTATACGGAGCAGGAAGACGGTCTGGCTTTAAACACAAAGAGCTTGGACCCAGGTATATACACGGTTCGCATTTATTCAGAAGGCAGTGAAACGTTTGTTTTGAACCTGGAGATACAGAGCCCGGCTCTGACAATCAGTATAAATGATGGGGCCGAATCGGTATATACTTATGCCAAGACCTCCTTTAAGCTTAGCAATTTAGGATTCAACTGGAAAACTCCAGTTTATGAAGTAGTATTAAATGGCGTAAAATTAAGTACGGAGCAGTATTCCTTCGTATTTAATCTTCTAACGCTTTCGGAGAATGTGTTAACAAAGGAAGGCGAAAATACGCTTACGGTAAAGTGTTATGGCTACAAGGATGCCAGCCTTACTTTTACAGCGAAGCCGGGTAACATTCCAGCCTCCAGAGAAGTTATGGCCATTTCAGCGGCTACTTCATCCAGCGGCGGCGGAGATGTGGATGGTGTCAGCGGTGCTACCGGCACCGTGCCAGCATTTTTAGTGTTTAACTTCGATCTTTTGGCTAATGCTCAGCTGCTGAAAGAACACAACCTGGAAACGGAGGCCAGCAAGGGCGTCTTAAAATGGTGGGATGAAGCCCGCAAGGAAGTCGTTCGTGGATACGGTTCTATGGATCTGTATGATTGGGAACGCTATGTTGCTTCTCAATTAAGCTTTGAAGATTATGTAGCCAGCAAGCCAATGCGTGCTACGGCGGCGGATGGGCTGTTCTGGGATATGTGGGAAGTAAAAAATGTACTGGAAAATGGAAAATTGGGCGATCCTTATGATTTCTATGAGCAAATCGCTGCGCCGCATCCAGTTGTAAGCATTACCAGGGCTAACTGGCAGTCTGGCCTTACGTTAGCTTTTGCCGATATTCCGGAGGAGGACATATCCGTCGACGCATGGAGAGCCGCTATGGCAAATGTGCCTTTTGATGCTCATATTATGGTTGGCAGCACAGGGCTTCGTGCCAGCGAATATGAATGGACAGCGGAGGGCGAACTGTTCTTCCCGAAAGAAACTTTAGCTAATCGTATCATGGAGGGGGATACGTTGACCATTCGCTCTTCTGGCTATAAAACCATCAAGCAGAAGATTACCTTTGCAAACGGCACATATACCCCAGAGCCGGCGGCTAATACCTTCTATGTTGGGGATGATGTGGTTATAAAGGGCATTCCAGCTGACCTTTCCAGCCCAGAGGTGCGCATAAATGGCGGTGAAGCACTCTTTAATGGTGCAGGCTACGGCAGCAGCAAATATTTTACCCTTAAAGATGGTCAGATAAATCTGTACCATAAAAACTTTAACGAAGTGGGAACCTACTCTGTGCAGATAAAATCCAGCAATTATGCGACACAGACTGTAAAGGTCAAGCTGGAGGACGGTGCAGGTAAGCCAGGTTATCAAGTTGGACCTATTGCCAATGTGGTTTTCGACAGCCTCCTGGAGGGATATGGCACCGGATTAGAGAAAAACGTAACAATTAACAACACAGGCAATCAGCCGCTGACAAACCTAAAGGCGATCCTGTCCGGCGGTGTGGATAGTAAGTTTACATTAGCAGCCTTGGACACCACCCTGGTCGCAGGTGCTGGTGCGAACCTTTCCATTACACCGAAGACTGGTCTTGAAAAAGGCACGTATACGGAAACCGTTACCATTTCTGCTGACAATATGACCCCTGTTACCTTTACTGTCACACAAATTGTCGGGGAAGAGGAAACTCCTGTCACCCCAGAGCCAGGGGATGGGCGGCCGGTATTGCCTTCCGGACAATACTATATTGATGAAGATGTCGTGATTACTGACTTTAATCAGACTGAACCAGTAGTTGTGGAAATTAATGCAAATATTCTTGATAAAGCAAATTATACGTATAAGGCTGGGACGCTAACCCTGAAAATAAATACCTTTAGTAAGGCAGGGAAATATACGGTTAACGTATATATGGCAGGCATGCCATTCTTAAAAACAGAAAAGTCTATTCAGATTGTAGCCGCTCCTGGCGCAGACGCACATAAGTATGATATTGGCACCATTGCCAATATAACTTTTGATCAGCTTACGGAGGGATATGCTGCCGGAGAGCAGGAGAACGTAACACTTACCAATACAGGCAATCAGCCGCTGACAAACCTGAAGGCTGCCTTGTCTGGCGGTGTAAACAGCCATTTCACGCTGGGAGCAGTGGACACTACCTTGGCAGTAGATGCGGGGACGGACCTTTTCATTACACCGAAGACTGGACTTGAAAAAGGAACGTATAGGGAGACCGTTACCATTTCTGCTGACAACATGACTTCGGTTACCTTCACGGTAACACAAGTTGTTAAGGAAGCCGATGCTCCTGTTACCCCTGAGCCACAGCCTGAGCGGCCTGACTTGTCAGCGGGACAGTACTATATAGATGAAGATGTAGTAATTACCGGCTTTTCTGGCACGGGAACCGTGGTGAAGATTAATGGTGAGGGAATTTCTAAGACAATTGAGGATAATAAACTTTTTACTTCTAACTCCGATGGCTCGTTGATTTTGAAAAAGGGAGTTTTTACGAAGGCAGGGACTTACACCGTTAATTTAAATTTGATGGGATTTTCTGACTGCGGCACAAAGACTGTTATTATTGTGGCAGCCCCTTAA
- a CDS encoding DMT family transporter produces the protein MTIWYYLLSFISGTALTIQVGVNGQLRNQVESPVLSSLISFAVGTLCLALVFSFFVFNGTYTLPKDSWSGLRWWMFTGGALGAFYLFTTIAASPRIGFANMFSLVVCGQMLLTILFDHFGLLGNQVHLLTIPRALGLVLLLSGVYLIQKF, from the coding sequence ATGACCATCTGGTATTATCTCTTATCTTTTATTTCAGGAACAGCATTGACCATTCAAGTAGGCGTAAACGGCCAGCTTCGAAATCAGGTGGAAAGTCCCGTACTCTCCTCGCTAATCAGCTTTGCCGTGGGGACCTTGTGCCTGGCCCTAGTCTTTTCTTTTTTTGTATTTAATGGCACTTATACGCTGCCCAAGGATAGCTGGTCCGGCCTTCGCTGGTGGATGTTTACCGGCGGAGCCCTAGGCGCGTTTTACTTATTTACCACCATCGCGGCTTCCCCTCGAATTGGCTTTGCCAACATGTTCAGTTTGGTGGTCTGCGGTCAGATGCTGCTGACCATCCTCTTCGACCATTTTGGTCTCCTGGGAAATCAGGTTCACCTGTTAACTATTCCTCGGGCTCTGGGCTTGGTTTTACTTCTTTCCGGAGTCTATTTAATTCAAAAATTTTGA
- a CDS encoding S-layer homology domain-containing protein yields the protein MKIMQKFRVLAMAAFVLTILGQSALAESGYNDIEKHWNKENITKWQSNNTILGYEDGSFKPDNAVTRAEFSVILNRVFQLPAATTSLGDFIDISAKSWYANAVGQMKEAGIINGYEDGTFQPNKYITRQEACMLLSRAFEISGADTNVLASYTDKSEVDQWARSAVAGLVQEGYLQGSNNTIKAKNNITRAELVALIENMAGNVWNSSQAADVVEGNLVINSDAAVLNDVTIKGDLFLTQGIGQGQVDLNNV from the coding sequence ATGAAAATTATGCAAAAATTTCGAGTGCTTGCCATGGCGGCATTCGTACTTACTATTTTAGGTCAAAGTGCTTTGGCCGAAAGTGGATATAATGACATTGAAAAGCATTGGAATAAGGAGAATATCACCAAGTGGCAATCCAATAATACCATTTTGGGCTATGAGGATGGGAGCTTTAAGCCAGACAATGCTGTTACACGGGCGGAGTTTTCCGTAATCTTGAATCGTGTTTTCCAGCTTCCAGCTGCAACTACATCACTTGGTGATTTTATAGACATCTCTGCTAAAAGCTGGTATGCAAATGCTGTAGGACAGATGAAGGAGGCTGGAATCATAAATGGATATGAAGACGGAACCTTCCAACCTAATAAATACATCACCCGGCAGGAAGCGTGTATGCTGTTATCAAGAGCTTTTGAGATTTCAGGGGCTGATACCAATGTGCTAGCAAGTTATACCGATAAGTCAGAGGTGGATCAATGGGCACGTTCTGCCGTGGCGGGGCTTGTTCAAGAGGGCTATCTTCAGGGCAGCAATAATACTATAAAAGCAAAGAACAACATTACCCGTGCGGAGCTTGTAGCACTCATAGAAAATATGGCCGGGAACGTATGGAATTCTTCACAAGCTGCCGATGTCGTTGAAGGCAATCTTGTTATTAATTCAGATGCTGCCGTATTGAACGATGTGACGATTAAGGGGGACCTCTTTCTCACACAGGGTATTGGGCAAGGACAAGTGGACCTGAATAATGTATAG
- a CDS encoding PucR family transcriptional regulator produces MSIYVKDLFQLDIFKNFKVVAGQNGLNRILSAAQVLDFEFMDGYENRRGSMFDKNSLVLSSLLFAKGREEALLQAVQQLAALGISAFAYKNVIYKQLPQEVLDFANAAQLPILEFHDEDAFFEDLIFAVMNLLKIDSNLTLLENRIQDLGKAEFSSEELEARIASLNPHLQPQIQAFYLKVGDENRVMSLLFSFRPPEKFSYTSIVSKYKKDLLLIFSSDKSGKDFQPTLGDALFYLGLEAGTLPLGISAVHQNRKQLPTAIEEAIQAAIVGRIQGQQQTWYNQIGEYQLLLPELHSVHVQNYMKRYLRPILPKSDEGRDLIKTAVQFVLAGGDLNLTCQRLFCHKNTVRYRVNKIHELLDPHSHELTFFEHLAVAIKIYLLNEYVH; encoded by the coding sequence ATGTCTATTTACGTAAAAGATTTATTCCAATTGGATATCTTTAAAAATTTCAAAGTAGTGGCCGGGCAAAATGGCTTAAACCGCATTCTCTCCGCCGCCCAAGTGCTAGATTTTGAGTTTATGGATGGTTATGAGAACCGTCGGGGCAGCATGTTTGATAAAAACAGCTTAGTTCTCAGCAGCTTACTCTTTGCTAAAGGCCGGGAAGAAGCTCTTCTGCAAGCTGTCCAGCAACTGGCTGCTCTGGGCATCAGTGCTTTTGCCTATAAGAACGTCATCTATAAGCAACTCCCTCAGGAAGTGTTGGATTTTGCCAACGCTGCCCAACTGCCTATTTTAGAGTTTCACGATGAAGATGCCTTTTTTGAAGACCTCATCTTTGCTGTCATGAATTTACTGAAGATAGATTCTAACTTGACTTTACTGGAAAATCGAATTCAGGATCTAGGTAAAGCTGAATTTTCCTCAGAAGAGCTAGAAGCCCGCATTGCTTCTTTAAACCCTCACTTGCAGCCACAAATTCAAGCTTTCTACCTGAAAGTTGGCGATGAAAATCGAGTTATGAGCCTGCTGTTTTCTTTTCGTCCTCCCGAAAAGTTTAGCTATACCAGCATTGTCTCCAAATATAAAAAGGACCTTCTACTGATCTTTTCCAGCGATAAATCAGGGAAAGATTTTCAACCCACTTTGGGGGATGCGCTGTTCTATCTGGGCCTGGAAGCCGGAACTCTGCCTCTGGGCATCAGTGCTGTCCACCAGAACCGGAAGCAACTGCCTACGGCGATAGAAGAAGCCATCCAAGCGGCCATAGTAGGCCGAATTCAAGGCCAGCAGCAGACTTGGTACAATCAAATCGGTGAATACCAGCTGCTATTGCCAGAACTTCACTCTGTCCATGTACAAAACTATATGAAGCGGTATCTTCGTCCCATCCTGCCGAAAAGCGACGAAGGCCGAGACTTGATCAAGACAGCTGTGCAGTTCGTCCTGGCAGGCGGAGATCTGAACTTAACCTGCCAACGACTTTTCTGCCATAAGAATACCGTTCGCTACCGGGTAAACAAGATTCATGAACTGCTGGACCCCCATAGCCATGAGCTGACATTTTTTGAGCACTTAGCCGTAGCCATAAAAATTTATCTGCTTAACGAGTACGTACACTGA